In one Streptomyces sp. NBC_01288 genomic region, the following are encoded:
- a CDS encoding Gfo/Idh/MocA family oxidoreductase — translation MTTQLPLAIGLVGAGRMGSFHAETLARRLPGVHLAAVADPAPGAARRLADRLDCPTAYTEIGDLFADPDVDAVVISTPARTHADLVVAAARAGKAVYCEKPMATTLADADRAIVAAAEAGVPLQVGFNRRYDAGFRAAHDKVAAGAIGTPQLLRSLTRDPKLADPAPIPPWTIFLETLIHDFDTLRFLNPGCEPVEVFAMADALVRPDFKDRGLLDTAVVTIRFDNGALATAEANFQAVYGYDVRGEVFGSAGMLTMGDIRRTHLTSYGADGITAETVTYDQDLFHEAYVAELADFAETVRTARTPSATGEDARAALTIALAAIRSVEKGVPVRIEEIRPEAN, via the coding sequence TCGCCGCCGTCGCCGACCCGGCCCCGGGCGCCGCACGGCGCCTGGCCGACCGGCTCGACTGCCCCACGGCGTACACGGAGATCGGCGACCTGTTCGCGGATCCGGACGTCGACGCGGTGGTGATCTCGACGCCGGCCCGCACCCACGCCGACCTGGTCGTGGCGGCGGCCCGCGCGGGCAAGGCGGTCTACTGCGAGAAGCCGATGGCGACCACCCTCGCGGACGCCGACCGCGCCATCGTGGCCGCCGCCGAGGCGGGCGTACCGCTCCAGGTCGGCTTCAACCGCCGCTACGACGCCGGGTTCCGGGCCGCGCACGACAAGGTGGCGGCGGGCGCGATCGGCACCCCGCAGTTGCTGCGTTCGCTCACCCGCGACCCGAAGCTGGCCGACCCGGCCCCGATCCCGCCGTGGACGATCTTCCTCGAAACCCTCATCCACGACTTCGACACCCTGCGCTTCCTCAACCCCGGTTGCGAACCGGTCGAGGTCTTCGCCATGGCCGACGCCCTGGTCCGCCCCGACTTCAAGGACCGCGGCCTGCTCGACACGGCGGTCGTCACGATCCGCTTCGACAACGGCGCCCTCGCCACCGCCGAGGCCAACTTCCAGGCGGTGTACGGCTATGACGTACGCGGCGAGGTCTTCGGCTCGGCGGGCATGCTGACGATGGGCGACATCCGGCGCACCCATCTGACGTCCTACGGCGCGGACGGCATCACGGCCGAGACCGTCACCTACGACCAGGACCTGTTCCACGAGGCGTACGTCGCCGAGCTCGCCGACTTCGCCGAGACCGTCCGCACCGCCCGCACCCCGTCGGCCACCGGCGAGGACGCGCGCGCCGCGCTGACGATCGCGCTGGCGGCGATCCGGTCGGTGGAGAAGGGGGTCCCGGTGCGCATCGAGGAAATCCGCCCCGAGGCCAACTGA